From the genome of Gryllotalpicola protaetiae:
CGCTCGGCGACATCAGCGGCGCAGAGCGCGCGGCTTCGGCCAGCAGCTCGCGGGGCCCCTTGACGCGGATCGCGGCGGCGCAGGCATCCGTGCACCGCGGTGATCTGGCCGAGGCGCAGGAGGACCTGCGCTATCTCGGCACCCGGGCCGCGCTGTCGCCCATGCAGCGGGCGCAGCTCGCCGCTCTCGCGGCGCGCCTCGAAGCCCTCAGGGGCGGTCAGGTCTCGCCGCATCTCGCGGAGGAGTTCGCCGCCTCGGTCACGCGGCAGGGCTTCCGCCGCCTCGCGACCACCATGCCGGCGACGGTTGTGCCCCTCATCCGTGCGCGGCTCAGCCCGAGCGCGGCCGCCGCCTTCGACGCGGCGACCGCCGACCTGCACTTCGCCGGCCCTGCCGGCAGCATCACAAGGGCGCTCACCGAGAGCGAGCGGCGCGTGCTCGAAGCCCTCGTCGCCCATGAAACCGTGGCCGACATCGCAGCGGCGCTGCACGTGTCGCCGAACACGGTCAAGACGCAGCTGCGATCGGTGTACCGCAAGATCGGCGTCACCAACCGCGCAGACGCGGTCGCGGTCGGCAGCCGACTGGCGACCGCCACGTACGGCTGAGGGCTCGCCGGCGACGCGACGGGTGACGGCCGGGTGAAATGGCGGGTGAAATCCGTGGACACCAGCGATGTGCCGCGACAGGCTGAGGCCAGTTTCAGGGTTGACCCGCTCGAGGGGGTGCTGGCATGGTCGGATCGCCGATGACGCAGTCCGATGGGGCTCGCGGAACGACTCTCGGCCGCCTCGGCGCCCTGCTGCTCGACGCGGGCGTGTCGGTCACGGATGTACGCGACTCACTCACCCACATCGACGGCGGTCGGATGCCTGCGCTGAGCTTTTCCGTCATGCCCGAGCTCGTCATCGTCTCGGACCGCGACTCCGGTCTCGCTCCGGTGGTCGCCACGACGCAGGACGAGCTGTCCTTTCGGCAGGCCGCACGCGCGAACCAGCTGGCGCGTGCGCTCGAGCTCGGCGCGCTGCCGCTCGCGGCGGCGCCCGATGAGATCTCGGCGGTGCGCGCCATGGTTCGACGGCACCCCCAGCTCGGCTGGGTGGTCGGCAGCACGCTCACTTCGGTCGGCCTCGCCGTGCTGACCCGTTCGCCTTGGTGGTCCGTGCTGGTCGCCGTGCTGGTCGGGGCGGTCGTCGGGGCGGTGACCGTCGCGATGGGCCGCATCGCCGCGGCGGCGGCGATCGTGCCGTTCGCCGCCACCCTCGTCTCGACGCTGATGGTCGGAAGCTTCGCCCACGTGGCCGGTATCGCACAGGTTCCGCTGTTCGCCGTCTGCGCGCCGATCGCGATCCTGGTGCCGGGGGCCGTGATCACCAATGCGCTGCTCGAGTTGACCGCGACCGACATCGTCACTGGCTCGGCTCGGCTCGTCTACGGCCTCGTCGTGCTGGGGTTCATGGTGGCAGGCGTCACCGCGGGTGTCGCCCTCACCGGGCTCCACCTCGATCCGCACTCGGCCGGGCTCATCGGGCAGTTCGCCATCGCCGGCCCCGAGCACGCCGGCTGGTCCGCGCTGCCGCCGCTGTGGCTCGCCTGGATCGGCATCGTGCCGCTCGCCATCGGCGTCGGCCTCGCGTTCGGGTCGACGCCGGCCCTCACAGGGGTGAGCGTCATCACGATGGCCTGCGCCTACGGGGTGCTCTCGGCGCTGACCCCGCTGGTCGGCAAGGTCGTCGCCACCGGCGCCACCGCCGCCGCGCTGTTGATCGTCGCCCGCCTCATCGCGCAGCGGGCCCTTGCCGCGCCCGCGAGCATCACCTTCCAGCCGGCGTTCCTGCTGCTCGTCCCTGGGACGGTCGGGCTCGTCGCCTTCGCGTCGATGGACGTCGCACGCGTGGCCGACGCCGTAGAGACATTCGTCAGTCTGTGCGTCGGCGCCAAAGTCGGAGCACTCTTCACCGCGTTTCACCCATCTCGCCGCCTCGACGGCGACTCGCCTGGCAGGACATCATGAACACCCCATTCGCACTGACCCACGCCACGATCGTGACCGGCGACGAGACCGGCACCGTTCTCCTGGATCAGACCGTCTCAGTGGGCGCAGACGGCAGGATCGAGACCGTCGGACCCTCGGCGGAGACCACGGTCGCCACAGGCCGGCGTCAGATCGACCTGACCGGCAAATATCTCCTGCCCGGTCTGATCAATGCGCACGCACACCTGTTCGCCGACGGCAAGCCGCTGCCCGCCGTGCTCGCGAAGGAATCCCTCGAGGGCGCGGTGTCCGTGTTCTTCCACAGTCCGGCCGGCAAGGCGATGTTGAAGCGGCGGACCCGCATCAATGTCACCACGCAGTTGAACAGCGGCGTGACGACCATCCGCAGCCTCGGCGATGTCGGCTACGAGGTCGTCGCGCTGCGGGAGGAGATCGAAGCGGGCCGGGTCCTCGGTCCGCGGCTCCTGGCCGCCGGTCCGCTGCTCGCGGCCACGGGCGGCCACGGCGCACCCCTGATCGCACTGGTGGGCGACAACCCGTGGGACGCGCGACGCAACGTCCGCCGCAACCTGCGCAAGGGAGTCACGGCGATCAAGATCGCCGCAACCGGCGGTGTCACCGACGCGCGCGCGATCGGAGAGGCAGGCCGGCCACAGATGACCGAGGAGGAGATGGCGGCGATCTGCGATGAGGCGCACGTCGCCGGGATCCTCGTCGCCGCCCATGCGCAAAGCAGGGAAGGCGTGAAACGCGCGCTCCGCGCGGGAGTGGACACCATCGAGCACGGCTGCGATATGGACGACGAGATGATCGGGCTGTTCCTCGAGAATCCGCGCTCGTTGCACGGCAGCTCCGCACTGGTGCCGACGTTCCAGGCCGCGCTGCCACTGGTGAAACTCGATCAGAGCGTCACGGGCATCAACGACATCGTGCGGGCGAATGCCGAGATGATCCTCGCTCGCATGATCCAGGGCGCAGCCGACGCCGTCGTCCACGGCATCACGCTCGGCATGGGCACCGACTCCGCGCTCACCTACGTCACGCACTACAACACCTGGCGCGAGCTGGATCTCGCCGCCCGCTACGGCGGCCTCACTCCGACGCAGGCGCTGCATGCGGCGACCCAGGCGAACGCGCGGCTTCTCGGCCTGGGCGACGAGACCGGATCGGTCGAGACGGGCAAGTCCGCCGACCTGGTGGTGCTGCCTGCGAATCCGCTCGAGGGATTCCGCGCCTACGCCGACGTCGAGCTCGTCGTCGCTCGCGGCGCGCTCATCGAGAAGCCGGAATTCACCCGTTTTCCCGAAATCGACCAGCAGCTCGACTCGTTCTAGCCCCTACCGGAGGAAGATCACGCACATGTCCATCACAGAAGAACAGGCTCGCTCGCTGTCCGGTTCACTCCGGACCGGCCTCGCCGTCAGCGGCGCCGTCTCGGCCGTCATCGGGATCCTCATCCTGGTGTGGCCTGGCCACACCGCCGCCGTGGTCACAGCCGTCATCGCGGCCTGGGCCGTCGTCGGCGGCATCATCTACGTCGCGCTCGGCCTGTTCGCGGCGGCGCTCAGCGGGTGGGCGAAGGCCGGGCACATCATCCTCGGCGCCCTGTTCATCATCGGCGGCATCATCGCGTTCACGCGTCTCGGGGCCGCCACGACCGCACTGTTCATCTTCGTCGGGGTGCTCGTCGGCATCCTCTGGGTCATCCAGGGCATCGCCGCTCTCGCCACCCTCGGCAGCGCGCGCTTCAAGGTGCCGACTCTGCTGTTCGCACTGCTCAGCATCGTCGTCGGCATCATCCTGCTGTTCTCGCCGCTGTACTCGGTCGTGCTGTGGCTGTGGCTCGGCATCGCACTGCTCGTGCTCGGCGTGCTGCAGATCGTGCGCGCGATCACCTGGACGAACAGACGAACGCGAACGAGCGCGGATGCCTGAGCCGAGCGCGCCGTCAGAGCAGGTGCGCCACCAGCTCGAGCACGACCGCGAATGCGCCGACGGCCATCAGCACCGCCACGAGCAAGATCCGCTGCCAGAGCGGAAGACGCACCCGGCGCAGCGCGACCAGCGCGATCACCCCGAAAGTCACGAGCAGCACCACCTGAGAGATCGCAAGCGCGCGAGGCAGGCGCATGACGCCGAGGCCCGCCAGCCCGATCAGCACCAACGGCACGGCCACCGAGGCGAGACCGCCCCGGGCGACGCGCAGGAACTGGCGCAGCTCGGAGCGGCCAGGCACCGCGGAGTGCGCCACGGTGTACGCGATCAGGTCGGCGCCCAATCCGGCGAGCAGCACGCCCGCCACGGTGATGAACAGCGTCAGCGCGGCGGCGCCCGCGCTCAGCTCGTGGGCATGCGACGACAGCGCGAGCAGCACGGCCAGGGCCGTGAAGCCGACATAGACCCGCTCGCGCAGGCGCTCCGCGTACGACTCGTTCCGCTCGGTCCCGGTTTCGGCAGGCTCAGCCATTCCCCCATCATCCCCGCCACCGCGAGATGGGGAAGAGGGTGATCGCCCATGCTCAACACGCGCTCCGGTGACGTCGCGCAGCAGGTCTCGACCGGCTCGCTGCCCGGGTGGGAGCGGGTCGACGCGCTCGTGCGAGACGCGCACGAACACCTGCTCGCCGACCGCGATGGCGCCGTCGCGGACTACATCCCCACCCTCGCCGCCGCCGACCCCGAGCTGTTCGGGATCGCCGTCGTGGATGTCACGGGCGGGGCGCACGACGTGGGCGACGCTGTCACCGCATTCACCATCCAGTCGATCTCGAAGGCGTTCGTCTATGCGCTCGTCGCGCAGGAGCTCGGCCGCGACCTGGTCGGCGAGCGCATCGGCGTGAACAACACCGGCCTTGCCTTCAACTCGGTCGTCGCTCTCGAGCTCAACGACGGGCACCCGATGAATCCCATGGTCAACGCAGGGGCGATCGCCACCACCGCGCTGGTGCCCGGTGCGACGGCTGCCGAGAAGTGGAGCCGGCTCACCGCGGCGATGTCCGCCTTCGCCGGCCGGCATCTGGCCGTCGACCAGGAGGTCTACGCCTCCGAGTCGGCGACCAACGACCGCAACCGGGCCATCGCCCGCCTGCTGCGCAGCTATGACCGGCTCGACGGCGACCCTGAGGAGATCGTCGACCTGTACACGCGGCAGTGCTCGCTGCTGGTGAGCGCTCACGATCTCGCCGTGATGGGCGCTACGCTCGCCGACGGCGGGGTCAACCCGGTCAGCGGCGAGCAGGTCGTCTCCGACGCGGTGAGTCGCGACACCGTCGCTGTGCTCGCCTCCTCCGGGCTCTACGAGCACAGCGGGGAGTGGCTGCTCGAAGTCGGCGTGCCCGGGAAATCCGGTGTCTCGGGCGGCGTCGTCGCCGTCGCACCCGGCAAAGGGGCGATCGGCGCGTTCTCGCCGCGCCTCGACAAGGCCGGCAACAGCGTGCGCGGCCAGCGCGCCACAGCGCGGTTGTCACGGGCGCTCGGGCTCAACATCTTCGCCTCGCGCAGCTCGAACGCCGAGCTGCCGACCACCGACCGAACTCGAGGAGTGACGTGAACCTGAACTGGCGATCGATCCTGGTCACGCTGCTGCTCGTGCTCGTGGGGCTCGCGGCGCCCCTCTCGGTGGTGGCCCGCTGGACGCACACGCACGTGAGCGACACCGACGGCTACCTGGCCGTGGTGACGCCGCTCGCGAAGGATCCCGCCATCAGAACCGCGGTCACCGATGGCGTGACGACCGCCGTCACCGACCGCGTCGATCTGCCGGGGCTCGAGACACTCGTGCGCAGCCAGACCCGCCGGTTCGTCGACAGCGACGCATTCACCTCAGTGTGGACCGCCGCGAACCGTGAGGCGCACCGGCAGTTCGTCGGCGTCGTCACCGGCGACGGCACCGGCGAGGTGACCGTCGACGACGGCACCGTGAGCCTGAACCTCGCCGGCGTCACCGAGAGCATCAAGCAGGCGCTCATCGACCGCAACGTGCCCGGCGCCTCGCTGATCCCGGTGATCGACGCGTCGTTCACGATCTTCGAGTCAGATCACATCGTCACGCTGCAGCGATGGTTCCGTCTGCTCGACGGCGCGAACGGCCCCCTTCCGTTCCTCGCCGCGGCGCTCATCGCCGCCGCGGTCGCGTTCGCGCGCGCCCGACTGCGCATCGCGACGATCGCGGCGCTCTGCGTCGCGCTCGGCATGGGCCTGCTCGCGATCGCACTCGCCGTGGTGCGGGCGCGCTATCTCGACGAGCTGCCGCAGGCGGTTTCGGCGCCGGCCGCCGCTGCGGTCTTCGACGCGCTCGCCGCACCGATGTGGTCGATGCTGTGGGGCTGGTTCATCGCGGCCCTCGGCTCGGCCGTGGTTCTCGCCGCCCTCTGGCTCGGCTGGCATCGATTCTCACGACCCCGCCCCATCGCGACCTCGACCGAGGCCGCACCACCCAACCAGGAGAAACAATGACCTTCTTCCAATCCATCTGGCTCGTCTTCGAGATCTTCCTCTTCATCGCCTACCTGATGATCCTGTTCCAGATCATCGGCGACCTGTTCCGCGACAAGTCGCTCAACGGGTGGGTGAAGGCGATCTGGATCCTCTTCCTCGTCATCGTGCCGCTCATCACCGCGATCGTGTACGTCATCGCGCGCGGGCGCGGCATGGGTCAGCGACAGCTCGAGGCGCAGCAGCGGGCCCGGCATGCGGCTGACGACTACATCCGGTCGGTCGCGGGAAGCGGTCCGGAGGGCGGCAGCCCGGTCGAGCAGATCGCGCGCGCCAAGGACCTGCTCGACGCCGGCGCGATCACGCAGGCCGAATTCGACAAGCTGAAGGCGGATGCCTTGCGCTAACCCGCTTCTTCAAGCGAGTCGGGCGCCGCGCGGGCCAGTTCGGCCGCGCGGCGCAAGTACCCGGCGTAACCGCCCGGGGCGCGGCCGACCGGCCGCCCCGAGGTGAGCACGGTGAGGTCGCGGTCCGACGTGATGCGCGCGCCGCCCGCACGCAGGGCGGCGACCAGGCGGGCGTCCTCGTGCTCGTACACGGGGGCGAACCCGCCGGCCGCCAGGTACCGGCTCGCGCGCACGCCGAGATTGGCGCCGTACACGGGCGCGCCGGAGCGTGCCGCGTGCGAGACCGAGGTGTCTCGCAGCACCTCGGGCAGGTCGAGGGGGTCGGGGGCGACGGTGCCGAGCACCGTGTCCCAGCCGCCGTCGGCGAGGTCGACCTGACGCGACAGCCAGTCGCGGGGCACCTGAGAGTCGGCATCCGTATTGGCGATCCAGACGCGGTCGGGCGCAATCCCGCCGAGCCTGCCGATGGCTGCCTCGACGCCGGCCGCGCGGGCCCGGCCCACGCCCAGGCCGGCCTGTTCGATGCGCCCGAACGGCCACCGCGCGGCGATCTGCGCCGATCGGTCGGAACAGCCGTCGAGCACGATCATCGTCTGCGTCGCGACGCGGGTTCCCACCGCGGCGAGCGCCGACGCGAGTGCGGCGAGGCAGCGCTCCAGCCGCTCCTCCTCGTCGCGCACCGGGACGACCACCGCCACTGCGGCGATCGGAGCGGCGCTCACACGAGTCCCGTCTCGCGCGCCACCGACGCGCCCGGGGGACGCTGGAACACCTCGAGCAGGAAGTCCTCCTCCACATGCGAGACGGTGCGCACCAGGTCGGAGCGCCGCCGCAGCGCGTCATGCACCTCGTCGCCCGACAGCGGGTACTCGGCGACCGGGTGCCGCCAATGGCACGCGAGCAGCGCACCGTGTGGCGACAGGGAGCCGAGCATCCGCTCGATGCCGAGCGCGAGCTCGTCGCCCCAGTAGTAGCCCACCTCCGACAGCACGATGAGGTCGAACTCGCCGTCCGGCCACTCCCCCGGTGTCGCGAGGCGTTCGAAAGAGACGTGCCCGGCGTTCACGCGCCGCCGGGCACGCGCGAGCGGCTCTGCCGAGATGTCGACGCTGAGCAGCTCCTCCACGCGCGGCGCGAGCTGCGCGGTCAGCACACCGGTCGCGCAGCCGAGTTCGAGCGCGTGGCCGAACGTCGGCCGTGGCAGCGCGGCGAGCGTGACCGCCCGCTTGCGCTCCTCGTACCATCTGGTCTCGAAGCCCCACGGGTCGGCGTTGCCGTCGTAGAACTCATCGAAGAACCGCGCGGGAAGCGCGCCGCCGTGCTCCACGTAGACCTCCTCGCTGCGGTCGAAGTGCCGCTGGATCTCAGGGCCGAGCATCGCCTCGTCACCCGGCGCGTCGGAGAGCGGATACGTCTGGCTCACGTAACCGCCCGTGGCCGCCCGCTTCGCCGCCCGTTCGGCGTCGTCGGCGTGCAGCACGGAGAGCTGCGCCCACGGCACCTCCGGCGAGTCGGGCGCCGCCCAGTGCCAGAGCCAGATCGGGTACTCGAGCAGCCGCAGCCCGCGCGCGGCGGCGAGCTCGTGCGCGAGCCGGCCGACGGCCTCGTGGTCGCCGTGCCCGTCGGCGCACCATGGTGCGACGAGCAGCGGCGGATCGCCGGCGGCGATGACGGCTTCGATTCCCGCGCGCAGCAGATGCTCCTGACCGGGCAGCCCGCCGTCGCGCAGACCGAGCGTCGTGAGCCGGGCGTCCGGCGCGAGCGCGGCGACGGCGCCGTGCAGTTCGGATTGGCGGCGCACGCGCAGCTGCTCGGGTGTGTGCGTCGGCGATGCGGGGTGGGATGCCTCGCCGTCGGTCGCGACCACGATGTCGACCGCCCACCCGAGGCGGTTGGCGCGGGCGATCAGCGCGCCTGCGCCGAGGCTCTCGTCGTCGGGGTGCGCGGCGAGCACGACGAGCCGGGCCGTCTGCGGCAGGCGCAGCTCGCCGACGCCCTGCCAGCGGGGCGAGCCCTGCCACGCGTCCTCTGCGGTGCTCGCGTCGAGGTGCGTGAACGTCACCACGGCCGCCGCTCCGACTCGAGGATGGCGCGGCCGAGCGCCGCCTCGTCGCGCTCGGCGTGGTGCTGCCTGAGGTAGAGCTGCAGGTCGGCGACCCGTGCCGCGTGCTCGGCGTCGAGGGCGAGCGGGGCCGGCCCGAGGGCGTGCCCGAGGTGGGTGACGACCCGTTCCGCGGCATCCGCCACCGCATTGCGCGTGCGCAGCATGAGCACGGGCCAGTCGACGCCGGCGACCGGGCCGTCGACCGCGCGGGCCGCCGCCCCGAGCGCCGTGCGCGCCGTGTTCAGCAGGGCGTCGACCGCACCGAGGTGGGTGAGTGCGACCTGGTCCGGCTCTCGGCGCTGCGCAGCCGACAGCAGCGCTCGCGCCACACCGACCGCTCCGCCCAGCCAGCAGGCGGACACGCCGATCCCGCCCCAGAAGAATCCCGGCCGCTCGAGATACCAGCCCGGCCCCCCGACGGGAACCGCCTCCACCCGGTCGAAGTGCACCGGAGCGCTCACCACCTGGGTGAGCCCGCGCGCCGCCCACGGGCCCTCGTCGGCCGTGACTCCGGGGGCGCGCAGCGACACCGCGAACAGCCGT
Proteins encoded in this window:
- a CDS encoding threonine/serine exporter family protein encodes the protein MTQSDGARGTTLGRLGALLLDAGVSVTDVRDSLTHIDGGRMPALSFSVMPELVIVSDRDSGLAPVVATTQDELSFRQAARANQLARALELGALPLAAAPDEISAVRAMVRRHPQLGWVVGSTLTSVGLAVLTRSPWWSVLVAVLVGAVVGAVTVAMGRIAAAAAIVPFAATLVSTLMVGSFAHVAGIAQVPLFAVCAPIAILVPGAVITNALLELTATDIVTGSARLVYGLVVLGFMVAGVTAGVALTGLHLDPHSAGLIGQFAIAGPEHAGWSALPPLWLAWIGIVPLAIGVGLAFGSTPALTGVSVITMACAYGVLSALTPLVGKVVATGATAAALLIVARLIAQRALAAPASITFQPAFLLLVPGTVGLVAFASMDVARVADAVETFVSLCVGAKVGALFTAFHPSRRLDGDSPGRTS
- a CDS encoding metal-dependent hydrolase family protein, which codes for MNTPFALTHATIVTGDETGTVLLDQTVSVGADGRIETVGPSAETTVATGRRQIDLTGKYLLPGLINAHAHLFADGKPLPAVLAKESLEGAVSVFFHSPAGKAMLKRRTRINVTTQLNSGVTTIRSLGDVGYEVVALREEIEAGRVLGPRLLAAGPLLAATGGHGAPLIALVGDNPWDARRNVRRNLRKGVTAIKIAATGGVTDARAIGEAGRPQMTEEEMAAICDEAHVAGILVAAHAQSREGVKRALRAGVDTIEHGCDMDDEMIGLFLENPRSLHGSSALVPTFQAALPLVKLDQSVTGINDIVRANAEMILARMIQGAADAVVHGITLGMGTDSALTYVTHYNTWRELDLAARYGGLTPTQALHAATQANARLLGLGDETGSVETGKSADLVVLPANPLEGFRAYADVELVVARGALIEKPEFTRFPEIDQQLDSF
- a CDS encoding DUF308 domain-containing protein, whose protein sequence is MSITEEQARSLSGSLRTGLAVSGAVSAVIGILILVWPGHTAAVVTAVIAAWAVVGGIIYVALGLFAAALSGWAKAGHIILGALFIIGGIIAFTRLGAATTALFIFVGVLVGILWVIQGIAALATLGSARFKVPTLLFALLSIVVGIILLFSPLYSVVLWLWLGIALLVLGVLQIVRAITWTNRRTRTSADA
- the glsA gene encoding glutaminase A, which produces MLNTRSGDVAQQVSTGSLPGWERVDALVRDAHEHLLADRDGAVADYIPTLAAADPELFGIAVVDVTGGAHDVGDAVTAFTIQSISKAFVYALVAQELGRDLVGERIGVNNTGLAFNSVVALELNDGHPMNPMVNAGAIATTALVPGATAAEKWSRLTAAMSAFAGRHLAVDQEVYASESATNDRNRAIARLLRSYDRLDGDPEEIVDLYTRQCSLLVSAHDLAVMGATLADGGVNPVSGEQVVSDAVSRDTVAVLASSGLYEHSGEWLLEVGVPGKSGVSGGVVAVAPGKGAIGAFSPRLDKAGNSVRGQRATARLSRALGLNIFASRSSNAELPTTDRTRGVT
- a CDS encoding SHOCT domain-containing protein, coding for MTFFQSIWLVFEIFLFIAYLMILFQIIGDLFRDKSLNGWVKAIWILFLVIVPLITAIVYVIARGRGMGQRQLEAQQRARHAADDYIRSVAGSGPEGGSPVEQIARAKDLLDAGAITQAEFDKLKADALR
- a CDS encoding glycosyltransferase; translated protein: MSAAPIAAVAVVVPVRDEEERLERCLAALASALAAVGTRVATQTMIVLDGCSDRSAQIAARWPFGRIEQAGLGVGRARAAGVEAAIGRLGGIAPDRVWIANTDADSQVPRDWLSRQVDLADGGWDTVLGTVAPDPLDLPEVLRDTSVSHAARSGAPVYGANLGVRASRYLAAGGFAPVYEHEDARLVAALRAGGARITSDRDLTVLTSGRPVGRAPGGYAGYLRRAAELARAAPDSLEEAG
- a CDS encoding bifunctional PIG-L family deacetylase/class I SAM-dependent methyltransferase translates to MTFTHLDASTAEDAWQGSPRWQGVGELRLPQTARLVVLAAHPDDESLGAGALIARANRLGWAVDIVVATDGEASHPASPTHTPEQLRVRRQSELHGAVAALAPDARLTTLGLRDGGLPGQEHLLRAGIEAVIAAGDPPLLVAPWCADGHGDHEAVGRLAHELAAARGLRLLEYPIWLWHWAAPDSPEVPWAQLSVLHADDAERAAKRAATGGYVSQTYPLSDAPGDEAMLGPEIQRHFDRSEEVYVEHGGALPARFFDEFYDGNADPWGFETRWYEERKRAVTLAALPRPTFGHALELGCATGVLTAQLAPRVEELLSVDISAEPLARARRRVNAGHVSFERLATPGEWPDGEFDLIVLSEVGYYWGDELALGIERMLGSLSPHGALLACHWRHPVAEYPLSGDEVHDALRRRSDLVRTVSHVEEDFLLEVFQRPPGASVARETGLV
- a CDS encoding acyl-CoA dehydrogenase, whose translation is MNGSDLEDRVRGALAGLAQVHGRVDDALRWATDAGRWAPAPGIGRTPELWDFFVEAAALDVAAARVLEPHLDALAILGQAPEPVDLGSIDADATSTWGVFAAEGGGLTLTAREEGDRWRLEGGKPWCSLARVLSHALVTATVAGGARRLFAVSLRAPGVTADEGPWAARGLTQVVSAPVHFDRVEAVPVGGPGWYLERPGFFWGGIGVSACWLGGAVGVARALLSAAQRREPDQVALTHLGAVDALLNTARTALGAAARAVDGPVAGVDWPVLMLRTRNAVADAAERVVTHLGHALGPAPLALDAEHAARVADLQLYLRQHHAERDEAALGRAILESERRPW